GGCCCAGTTCATGGCGTTGAACTGTGTCGCCGATGGGGTCGCCACGGTGGAGGAGACGGTGTTTGAGAATCGCTTCATGCACGCCCTAGAGCTGCAGCGCATGGGTGCTCGAATCGATCTACGGGGCAACACCGCAGTGATCGAAGGCGTTGAGCAGCTCGCAGCGGCTCCGGTCATGGCTACCGATCTGCGCGCGTCGGCGAGCCTGGTGCTCGCCGGGTTGGTGGCGCAGGGGGAGACCGTGGTGGATCGCATCTACCACATCGATCGCGGCTATGAGTGCATCGAGGAGAAGCTCGGTCAGCTGGGGGCCCGTATTCGTCGCGTCAGTTGAGGCTGGCGCCTCACGGCGGCGAGCGCACTAGCTGCCTCGGGGGCGTTCCTTTACGCGGGCCTGCACTTCTAGCGCCACGCCCTGGCGCTCCACCTGGACGCGGACGAGACTGCCCGGCGTGAGCCGTGCCACGTGGCCGAGGGCTTCGCGCGGCGTGAGGACCGGGCGATCGTCCATTGCGAGCACCACGTCTCCCGCGCGCAAGCCGGCGCGCGAGGCGGGCCCATGAGGCATCACGCTCGATAGGTAGATGCCCTCCTGTCCCACGTCGAGCCCCAGCTCTTGCTCCTGCCCGGGTTGGATAGGCGAGACGTGGACGCCGAGCCAGCCGCGAATCACCCGCCCGTGCTCGAGCAGCTCGCGCATCACCCCGCGGGCGAGATCGATCGGGATGGCGAAGCCAATGCCTTCCGAATCGAACCCTGTGCCGGCGGTGAACATGGCGGTGTTGACGCCGACGAGATCGCCCGCCACGTTGACTAAGGCGCCGCCAGAGTTGCCGGGGTTGATCGGTGCGTCGGTCTGCACGAAGTTCTCGAACAGGCTGAGCCCCAGCTGGCTGCGCCCGGTCGCGCTCACGATGCCCTGAGTCACTGTCTGGCCGATGCCGAAGGGATTTCCGATGGCCAGCACCACATCGCCAGTTCGCAGCCTTGAGGAGCGGCCGAGGCTGATCACCGGCACTGGACGTAGGTCGATCCGCAGCAGCGCGAGATCCGTGTCAGGGTCAGTGCCAAGCACCGTGGCGATAGTCACTCGACCGTCGGTAAGTGCCACTTTCACGGACGCGTTGCCGCGCACCAGGTGCTCGTTAGTAAGCACGTGGCCCTCGTCACTCACGATCACGCCCGACCCTAGGCTGCTCGAACTAGGCGTGACCGCTACGTCGAAGGCGGTCGTCGACTCCGGATCACCAATGCCCGTGTACACGTTGACCACCGCAGGGGCGGAACGCTCGACCGCGTCCGCGTAGGAGGCGGGTGCCGGGGCGGCGTAGATTTGGGAGCCGGTGGGTGCTAGCAAATCCGGTCGCATGGCGACGATGACAAAAGCTGCCGCTAGCCCAGCCACCACCGACTGGGGGATGAAGGCGAGCATGCTGGCCCAACGTCGACGGCGATCGGGGTCGGTCATGGGATCCAAGTCTACTGCAGCCCGGTCCGGTTGATCCTGTCATCGAAGTCTCAAGTTTCGACGCCATAGAAATCCGCCACTTGGTTGACTCCAAACGGCCCTATTCGCCGAAATCGGCACCGCAGCGCGAGCGATTCCATCAGCGCTGGTAATCGCGACTCTGGGTCCTCCTGATGGTAGGCACCTCGATAAGCGTGAGCCAGCTCCGGAATCGCCGTCTGGGCCGCACCCAACGGTGTGAGCAGTGTGTATAATCCCGCCGCTCAGCACCGGGACAGGCGGTCCCAACCACGGACTTTCTTTGGCTCGCGTCGATGCGAGCTCAGAAGGCAAGGCGCTGCGTCGATCGTGAACGAGGGCCCGGCGTTCTTCGGCTCGCGATCTTGTAGTCCGGGATGGTCGACACCGCCACCGCGGTACCCACCCGACGGCCAACATGATCACTTGTTCCTAGCGTCTAGCGGGACAGTGCGGGAGTGAATCAATCATGAGTAACGGAGGCCTGAACCTCGATCGTCGCCAGTTTTTGACTCTGGCAACGACCGTGGCAGGAGGTGCGGGCGCGGCCGCAGTCGCAGTGCCCTTCATCGCCTCATTCAATCCTAGTACCCGTGCCCAGGGTCTGGGTGCACCGGTGGAGGTCGATATCGCTCGTCTCGAAGAAGGCGAGATGCTGACGATCGAGTGGCGGGGCAAGCCCGTGTACGTGGTCAAGCGCCCCGCGGCGCTGCTCGAGTCCTTGGACCAGGTCGAGTCACGCTTGAAGGATCCGGAGTCGATCAAGCCTCAGCAGCCCGAGTACGCCGCCAACAAGTACCGCTCCATCAAGCCGGAGATACTGGTGCTCGTCGGCGTGTGCACGCACCTCGGCTGCGCCCCCCTGTTCCGCCCTGAGGTAGCACCCGCAGACCTTGGCTCCGACTGGCCGGGCGGCTTCTTCTGCCCCTGCCACGGCTCGAAGTTCGATCTCTCCGGACGCGTTTACGCCGGTGTGCCAGCTCAGGACAACCTGGCCGTGCCGCCGTACCGCTTTGAGAGCGACTCGGTTCTGACGATCGGTGAAGACCAGGAGGCCGCCGCATGAGCGCTCAACAGCCCACCGCCTCTGGCTCGAACGGTAGCGGTCCCCTCGGCGCTGCCATCGGCTGGATCGATGCCCGTATCCCCATCACGAGTGTGTGGCGCAACCACCTGTCCGAGTACTACGCGCCGAAGAATTTCAACTTCTGGTACTACTTCGGATCGCTCGCCCTAGTAGTGCTTGTCATCCAGCTGGTCAGCGGTATCTTCCTGACCATGAACTACAAGCCCGATGCCGCTTCCGCTTTCGCATCGGTCGAGTACATCATGCGCGACGTGCCGGGCGGCTGGTTTATCCGCTACCTGCATAGCACCGGCGCCTCGGCGTTCTTCATTGTCGTGTACTTGCACATGTTCCGCGGCATGATCTACGGCTCCTACCGCAAGCCGCGCGAACTGATCTGGCTGCTCGGCATGCTGATCTACCTCGCCCTCATGGCCGAGGCCTTCATGGGCTATCTCCTGCCCTGGGGTCAGATGTCCTACTGGGGTGCGCAGGTGATCGTCTCGCTGTTCGGCGCCATCCCGTTCATCGGTGAGGCGCTCGCGGAATGGTTGCGAGGGGACTACTACATCTCCGATGCCACCTTGAACCGTTTCTTCTCACTGCACGTCATCGCCATTCCCCTGGCGCTCGTGGGCTTGGTGTACCTGCACATCATCGCTCTGCACGAGGTGGGGTCGAACAACCCCGATGGCGTTGACATCAAGAAGCACAAGGATGAGAGCGGCAAGCCCCTCGATGGCATCCCCTTCCACCCTTACTACACGGTAAAGGATCTGGTGGGGCTTACCGTGTTCGCCGCGATCTTTGCTGCCGTGGTGTTCTTCGCACCGGAGGCGAACGGCCTGTTCCTCGAGCATGCCAACTTCGAACCTGCAAACCCGCTGAAGACGCCGGAACACATCGCGCCGGTGTGGTATTTCACCCCCTTCTACTCGATCCTGCGGGCCGTGCCAGATAAGTTCCTGGGCGTGGTGGCGATGGGGGCGGCTGTGTTCATGCTGTTTCTGCTGCCCTGGCTCGATCGTAGCCCGGTGCGCTCCATCCGCTACAAGGGCACGCTCGGCAAGGCCGCTATCGCCGCATTCGTGGTCGCATTCATCGGCCTGGGGTATCTCGGCCTGAAGCCGCCGACCCCCACGTACACGCTGCTAGCGCGTCTGTTCTCGGTGATCTACTTCGGTTTCTTCATCCTGATGCCGTGGTTCTCCGCGCGCGATGAGACGAAGCCGGTACCGGAGCGGGTGACCTATCATGCGCACTGACGTGTTCCGCCCTACGGTCGCTTCGCTCGCCTTCGCCGCGCTGCTCATCGGCGGCGGCGCTGCCGCGTCCGAGGGCCCGGCCATCAGCCTGAAGTCTCATGTGGACCTGGGCGATGTGCCCTCCCTGCAGCGCGGCGCGAAGTACTTCGCCAACTACTGCCTCGGCTGCCACTCGCTGGAATACGCTCGCTACCAGACCATCGCCGATGATCTGAAGATGAGCCAAGAGCAGCTGCAGGACATCATGTTCACCACTGATAAGCCCTTCGACGAGGTCAAGGTGAGCATGCCGGCGGACCAGTCCAAGGACTGGTTTGGTGTTGCGCCGCCGAATCTGAGCCTGATCGCGCGTTCCAAGGGTTCGGATTATATTTACGGCTATCTCATGACGTTCTACATTGACGAGTCTCGGCCGTGGGGGGTGAACAACCTGCTGCTGCCTGGGTCGGCGATGCCGCACGTGCTGTGGGAGCTTCAGGGATTCCAGCGCGCCCACTTCCGTGAGGAAACGGACGCCAAGGGGAACGTACGGGAGGTGTTCGATCACTTCGAGCAGATCACCGAGGGCTCGATGACGCCCAAGGAGTATGCGGAAGCCTCGAACGACATCACTAACTTCCTCACCTACGTGGCGGAGCCCGCCCGCCTAAAGCGTGGCGGAATCGGTATCGGCGTCATGGCCTTTTTGGCCTTCTTCTTCGTGCTTGCCCTGGCACTGAAGAAGGAGTATTGGAAAGACATCACGTAAAGGCGATCAGGAAGGTCGCCTCACTCAAGCGCGTCGGGGCAGCTCCCCGACGCGCCGGGAACTTCAGCTTATGATGACACTCTTCTCGCGGCCCACGGACCCGCAAAGCCATCGCGCGCGATTGGTACTGCAGGAGAAGAATATCAACGTCGAAATCGTCGACGTGGTGGGCCCGGATCTGCCGGAAGATCTGATCGATCTAAACCCGTACAACAGCGTACCGACCTTGGTAGATCGCGATCTCGTCCTCTACGACGCACGAGTGATTGTCGACTACCTGGACGAGCGCTTTCCGCATCCACCGCTGATGCCGGTAGATCCCGTTGCCCGAGCGCAGTTTCGTCTGGCCCTGTTTCGTATCGAGCGCGACTGGTACAGCCTGGTCGATGAGATCGAGAACGCGAGCGACAAGAAGGGCAGCACCGCTGCCCGCAAGATGCTGCGCGAGAGTTTAGTCTCGAGCGCGGAGGTCTTCGGCGCACGGCCGTTTTTCCTTAGCGAGGAATTCTCCCTCGTCGACTGTAGCATCGCTCCCATTCTCTGGCGCTTGAGCCACTACGAGGTGGAGCTGCCGGATGACGCTGCCGAGATTATCGAGAAGTACGCGGAGCGTGTTTTCGCCCGCCCGTCCTTCCGTCGCTCCCTGTCTGAGCACGAGCAGGAAATGCGGATGTGACTGGGTCGTCGGAAGGAGCTCTAACCTCCCGACGCCCCTACCTCTTGCGTGCCATGCGCGAGTGGATGCTCGATAACGGCCTCACGCCTCACATCGTGGTCGATGCTCGGCTCGCAGGCGTGCAGGTGCCCGACGGCTTCGTTCGTGACGGTCGCATCATCCTCAACGTCTCGGATAGCGCCACCGAAGGCCTGTACCTGGGGAACGACCGGGTGGAGTTCTCGGCTCGATTCTCGGGGACGCCCCGTCAGGTCTCCATCCCGGTAGCCGCCGTGCTCGGAATCTATGCTCGTGAGACCGAGCAGGGCATGGTTTTCAGCGCAGAACCCGACCTTGCCAACGAGTCCGGTCCCCTGCCTGAGGATGACCCCCCGGACGGCACCGATCCGGGCCGAGGTGAACGTCGCGGCAGCCATCTGAAGGTCGTGAAGTAGTCGCCTTCACCACGCGTCGGCGCGAAACGCGTCTCGCACCCAACGCGCCTGGGGCTCGTCCAGTGCCCCCGACAGGCCGATCACATCGAACCGTGCATTCTCGAAATGGAGCTGCGGGTGTTTGGCGAGATAGTGCCGGGCGGTGGTCACGACCTTGCGACGCTTGGTCGCATTCACTGTTTCTTCGGGCGCGGTGATCAGCGATCTTGCCCGGTACCGCACTTCCACGAACACCAATGTGTCCTGCCCCTCGCGCATGATCAGATCGATCTCGCCGCCGCGCCAGCGGTAGTTTCGGTCTATGGGCTGCAACCCGTGGGTGATGAGGTAGCGTTCCGCCCACGCTTCGCTCAGCGCCCCCACCTCGGGGGAGGTGCTCGAGCCTTTGCTCATCGGGCCGAGTGGCTAGCGGCGCTCGGAGAGCGCCGAGAGGGGTGTATATCCTAGCCCTGCGGGTGCGACCACCTCGACCAGCTCATCATCGCGTAACTGCAAGATGGCCAGCTCACGGGCGATGCGCCCTTGCGGATCTGCGCGCAGGTTGCCGGTCAAGCCTTCCAGCAAGACCTCGTTGCCGACCACCCCACTCCAAATGGCCGGGATCAGACCGAACGCATCCACGCCGAAAGCGTAGAGACGAGCACGGCTCACCCCGTCCGGCGCGTAGCGCTCTAGCGCATCCCAGCGCGGATCATTCGCGTGCCTGGCCGTGGCCAGCCAGGGGATGTCGGCAAAGTACACCTCATTGAGTTCTTGGTTCGCCTCGGGGTCAGGATCTAGTGCCGCGGAGGTCATGTACAAGGGCAGGTCGGCAGCGTAGTGAAAGCGGAGCTGGGGGCGAATGAGCTTTGCTTTGGCAGCGGAGGCTGCGACGAAGAGCGCGTCGACATCGTCGCGCCGCCGAGGCTCGAACTCCACTCGCTCACCGAGGATTCTCCTTAGGTCGTCGTACCTACGTTCGCTGCTGTCGAGCCGCAGGGCGCGGCGAATGGGGGCGGAGAAATCCACCGCCGAATTTGCGTAGTAGCCGTAGTCGACAAGGGCCGGTGCGCCAGGGACGAAGCCGCTCGCGGTAACCGTATCCTGCGCGGCGTCCGGCAACCGATCGGGCGCCGCTGGCTCCGGTGCCGCCACCGCCAGGGCGTTGACCGTCAGGGCATCGCGTACGCTAGCCAGCAGGCGCTCGCCCCAGTTGCTGTTGGGGATTAATGCGATGAGATTCAGGTGGCCCTCGCGCGTCGCGCGCAGCGCCGCCTGGCGCGCTTCATCTTCGGGCGCTAGGGCGTAGCGGTAGAAGTCGCTCCCCGGCAGCATTGTGAGCTCGCCTGGGTCGTTGAGGGTGATCGTCGGGACGCGGCGTTGGACTTGGCTGAGGGCGAGAACCTCGTCCTTGCGCAGGGGGCCTACCACTAACTCAGCGCCCTCTGCGAGCGCGCGCGAGTAAGCTTCCACTGCGCCAGCGGCAGCCGTGTCGTACACGGATACCTGGATTGCTCGAGACTCATGGCCTCCCTCCAGTACGGCACCGATGAAACCGTCTCGAATCGCTTGCGCTGGGCGGGCGAGGTTGCCGGACAGGGGCAGGAGCAGGGCGACCCGTTCTGGGAACTGGGTGGCCGAGCGGTACTGCGCGAGCAGCGACGGTACTACCTGCGCATTGGCAGGATGCCCCGGGTACCGCGCGCGCCACTCGATGATGTCTCCACGCAGGCGGCCGGGGCTCGTGTCAAGCCTCTGCGCCAGGCGAGCGAGGCCTAGCCAGCCGTCGACTACAGGGTCACCGCTATCAGAGCTAGGGAGGGTGAACTCGCCCTCCACTAAGGAGCGCCACAGGAGGCGGTGGTTGTCGAGGACTTGCGTGTCCGAACTCAACCAGAGTTCGCGTTCGGCAAGCGCCCTGACCGCCGCTCGCGGGTCGCCGACCACGAAGTGGGCGCGCCCTGTTTGCTCGAGAATGAGCGGCGTCAGCACCTCGGGATAGGGTCGTGCGATCCCGCTCAGCCATTGGAGCGCGATCGACGGTTGGCGTTGCGTGAGTGCCCGGGAGGCACCGATTAGTCGCGTCGCCGGATCGCCGACGTCGCTGAGGGGGCTCTGACGTTGGTCGGCGAGGCCGGCGGCACGCGCGGTGTTGCCGGCGAAGATCCACTCCCTTGCAGCATCTAGTAGAAGCGCATCGCGCAACTCCCCGCTAGTACCGGTGATCGCCGCTTCTAGTGTCTGCGCCGCCGCCGCGTGCTGCCCGTTGGCAGCTAAGGTAAGGGCTTGCTCGCGCGCCTGCGCGATGTTGGTGCCACCGCCAGTGCTCTGGCAGCCAGCCAACAGGGTCGAGGCGATGATGGCCGCCACCGCGGCGATGACTCGCCAGGGGCTCACGGCGACGGTCGCCGGCGTCGGGCCAAGTGCGCCGAGGAGACGTGTGTTGCTCATGGCTGCGAGGGTGACGGCTGGGGGCGGCGCATGCAACCGACGTTCCGCCACAACGGCGCTAGATACGCGACTTGCGCAGAGTCTCCACAACGCCCTTGGCAAGACCACTGCGCGCCTGCGACAGTAAGTGGATGACCGATCTCGGGGCCGAGCAGAGAAGCGGTCGCGGTGTGCTCCACGTCATCGCGACGCCGATCGGAAATCTGGATGACACGGCGCCTCGCGCCCGCGAGCTCCTGGCGGCCGCAGACTTCGTGGCCGCTGAAGACACGCGTCACAGCGGACGCCTGCTGCGACGTTTCGGCATCACCACGCCCCTGCTATCCCTGCACGAGCACAACGAGGCCGAGCGGGCGCCGCAGCTGATCGCCCGCCTGCGCGAGGGCGAGCGCGGTGCGCTGGTGAGCGACGCGGGTACGCCGCTGATCGCTGACCCTGGCTATCGTCTCTTGCGCTTGGCGCGTGAGGCCGGCATCGCCGTCTCGCCCGTTCCCGGGCCCTGCGCGGCGATCGCCGCCCTCAGCGTCGCCGGGTTGCCCAGCGACAGATTCGCCTTCGAGGGCTTCTTGCCGCCGAA
The DNA window shown above is from Pseudomonadota bacterium and carries:
- the rsmI gene encoding 16S rRNA (cytidine(1402)-2'-O)-methyltransferase, with the protein product MTDLGAEQRSGRGVLHVIATPIGNLDDTAPRARELLAAADFVAAEDTRHSGRLLRRFGITTPLLSLHEHNEAERAPQLIARLREGERGALVSDAGTPLIADPGYRLLRLAREAGIAVSPVPGPCAAIAALSVAGLPSDRFAFEGFLPPKQVARRRRLEALAEEPRSMIFYESPRRVAATLEDMGAVMGTHREATCARELTKLHETVAHGTLAQLHAHAVEDERWRMGEFVLVVGGAPPEAGDEQAGHEARRVLSLLLEDGISPKQSAALAAKITRGSRNRLYRLALELHRGG
- a CDS encoding glutathione S-transferase N-terminal domain-containing protein gives rise to the protein MMTLFSRPTDPQSHRARLVLQEKNINVEIVDVVGPDLPEDLIDLNPYNSVPTLVDRDLVLYDARVIVDYLDERFPHPPLMPVDPVARAQFRLALFRIERDWYSLVDEIENASDKKGSTAARKMLRESLVSSAEVFGARPFFLSEEFSLVDCSIAPILWRLSHYEVELPDDAAEIIEKYAERVFARPSFRRSLSEHEQEMRM
- a CDS encoding cytochrome c1, which encodes MRTDVFRPTVASLAFAALLIGGGAAASEGPAISLKSHVDLGDVPSLQRGAKYFANYCLGCHSLEYARYQTIADDLKMSQEQLQDIMFTTDKPFDEVKVSMPADQSKDWFGVAPPNLSLIARSKGSDYIYGYLMTFYIDESRPWGVNNLLLPGSAMPHVLWELQGFQRAHFREETDAKGNVREVFDHFEQITEGSMTPKEYAEASNDITNFLTYVAEPARLKRGGIGIGVMAFLAFFFVLALALKKEYWKDIT
- a CDS encoding YraN family protein translates to MSKGSSTSPEVGALSEAWAERYLITHGLQPIDRNYRWRGGEIDLIMREGQDTLVFVEVRYRARSLITAPEETVNATKRRKVVTTARHYLAKHPQLHFENARFDVIGLSGALDEPQARWVRDAFRADAW
- a CDS encoding penicillin-binding protein activator — protein: MSNTRLLGALGPTPATVAVSPWRVIAAVAAIIASTLLAGCQSTGGGTNIAQAREQALTLAANGQHAAAAQTLEAAITGTSGELRDALLLDAAREWIFAGNTARAAGLADQRQSPLSDVGDPATRLIGASRALTQRQPSIALQWLSGIARPYPEVLTPLILEQTGRAHFVVGDPRAAVRALAERELWLSSDTQVLDNHRLLWRSLVEGEFTLPSSDSGDPVVDGWLGLARLAQRLDTSPGRLRGDIIEWRARYPGHPANAQVVPSLLAQYRSATQFPERVALLLPLSGNLARPAQAIRDGFIGAVLEGGHESRAIQVSVYDTAAAGAVEAYSRALAEGAELVVGPLRKDEVLALSQVQRRVPTITLNDPGELTMLPGSDFYRYALAPEDEARQAALRATREGHLNLIALIPNSNWGERLLASVRDALTVNALAVAAPEPAAPDRLPDAAQDTVTASGFVPGAPALVDYGYYANSAVDFSAPIRRALRLDSSERRYDDLRRILGERVEFEPRRRDDVDALFVAASAAKAKLIRPQLRFHYAADLPLYMTSAALDPDPEANQELNEVYFADIPWLATARHANDPRWDALERYAPDGVSRARLYAFGVDAFGLIPAIWSGVVGNEVLLEGLTGNLRADPQGRIARELAILQLRDDELVEVVAPAGLGYTPLSALSERR
- a CDS encoding ClpXP protease specificity-enhancing factor; the protein is MTGSSEGALTSRRPYLLRAMREWMLDNGLTPHIVVDARLAGVQVPDGFVRDGRIILNVSDSATEGLYLGNDRVEFSARFSGTPRQVSIPVAAVLGIYARETEQGMVFSAEPDLANESGPLPEDDPPDGTDPGRGERRGSHLKVVK
- a CDS encoding cytochrome bc complex cytochrome b subunit → MSAQQPTASGSNGSGPLGAAIGWIDARIPITSVWRNHLSEYYAPKNFNFWYYFGSLALVVLVIQLVSGIFLTMNYKPDAASAFASVEYIMRDVPGGWFIRYLHSTGASAFFIVVYLHMFRGMIYGSYRKPRELIWLLGMLIYLALMAEAFMGYLLPWGQMSYWGAQVIVSLFGAIPFIGEALAEWLRGDYYISDATLNRFFSLHVIAIPLALVGLVYLHIIALHEVGSNNPDGVDIKKHKDESGKPLDGIPFHPYYTVKDLVGLTVFAAIFAAVVFFAPEANGLFLEHANFEPANPLKTPEHIAPVWYFTPFYSILRAVPDKFLGVVAMGAAVFMLFLLPWLDRSPVRSIRYKGTLGKAAIAAFVVAFIGLGYLGLKPPTPTYTLLARLFSVIYFGFFILMPWFSARDETKPVPERVTYHAH
- the petA gene encoding ubiquinol-cytochrome c reductase iron-sulfur subunit; the encoded protein is MSNGGLNLDRRQFLTLATTVAGGAGAAAVAVPFIASFNPSTRAQGLGAPVEVDIARLEEGEMLTIEWRGKPVYVVKRPAALLESLDQVESRLKDPESIKPQQPEYAANKYRSIKPEILVLVGVCTHLGCAPLFRPEVAPADLGSDWPGGFFCPCHGSKFDLSGRVYAGVPAQDNLAVPPYRFESDSVLTIGEDQEAAA
- a CDS encoding trypsin-like peptidase domain-containing protein, which translates into the protein MTDPDRRRRWASMLAFIPQSVVAGLAAAFVIVAMRPDLLAPTGSQIYAAPAPASYADAVERSAPAVVNVYTGIGDPESTTAFDVAVTPSSSSLGSGVIVSDEGHVLTNEHLVRGNASVKVALTDGRVTIATVLGTDPDTDLALLRIDLRPVPVISLGRSSRLRTGDVVLAIGNPFGIGQTVTQGIVSATGRSQLGLSLFENFVQTDAPINPGNSGGALVNVAGDLVGVNTAMFTAGTGFDSEGIGFAIPIDLARGVMRELLEHGRVIRGWLGVHVSPIQPGQEQELGLDVGQEGIYLSSVMPHGPASRAGLRAGDVVLAMDDRPVLTPREALGHVARLTPGSLVRVQVERQGVALEVQARVKERPRGS